One stretch of Spartobacteria bacterium DNA includes these proteins:
- a CDS encoding Hpt domain-containing protein, with protein MNRDEAFEIIAMVVPNLEARMEQYAVDTSEVDDELLEIFMEQIALNIDGIEAALAREQMIDAANEAHSIKGMGGTAGFPELSVLAEELERAGRKREKALFRELYDAMVKWLKVCTA; from the coding sequence AATTATTGCGATGGTTGTTCCTAATTTGGAGGCCCGCATGGAGCAGTATGCCGTTGACACATCGGAGGTGGATGACGAGTTGCTGGAAATATTTATGGAACAGATCGCACTCAACATAGACGGAATTGAGGCCGCACTGGCCCGTGAGCAGATGATTGATGCCGCCAATGAGGCGCATTCGATTAAAGGAATGGGTGGAACAGCCGGATTTCCCGAATTATCTGTATTGGCTGAAGAGCTTGAACGCGCAGGAAGAAAGCGGGAAAAGGCGTTGTTCCGGGAATTATATGATGCCATGGTTAAGTGGCTGAAGGTCTGTACGGCATGA